The following are encoded together in the Nitrospirota bacterium genome:
- the ybeY gene encoding rRNA maturation RNase YbeY, translated as MGLFVNIEIKNQQKKYSVNQRFIKTNAETILSLCRLKNVELSILIVNNRRMRAINRQYRGKNSSTDVLSFPMNEVPPPLNPIHPVLLGDIVISMEKTHKQAKEQGHSPSKELLLLLTHGILHLTGYDHELSPAEERRMRKKENMILAKLTEEKISKGKLQMAEG; from the coding sequence ATGGGGTTGTTCGTGAATATCGAAATAAAGAATCAACAGAAAAAGTACAGTGTAAATCAGAGGTTTATTAAAACAAACGCTGAGACTATATTGTCCCTGTGCAGGCTGAAGAATGTTGAATTGAGCATCCTGATTGTAAATAACAGGAGGATGAGGGCGATTAACAGGCAATACAGGGGGAAGAATAGTTCTACGGATGTGCTTTCGTTTCCGATGAATGAAGTGCCCCCTCCCCTTAATCCCATCCATCCGGTATTGCTTGGCGATATAGTAATCTCCATGGAGAAGACACATAAGCAGGCAAAAGAACAGGGACACTCCCCTTCAAAGGAGCTTTTATTACTGCTTACACACGGGATATTGCATCTGACAGGCTACGACCATGAATTATCTCCTGCTGAGGAACGCAGGATGCGGAAGAAGGAAAACATGATACTTGCAAAGTTGACAGAAGAAAAAATAAGCAAAGGTAAGCTGCAGATGGCGGAAGGATGA
- a CDS encoding PhoH family protein encodes MHRTIKIRIKENIDPHVLFGSGDVNLRKIEELIGIRVIARGTDVILEGPQEKIKVGERVITDLETLLMDGYSIRVDDIEYLIRKTSEDLGFNLKEAFNDAISIPSKKKIIMPKSPAQGDYIKAIREFDIVIGIGPAGTGKTYLAMGMAVSALLKKEVNRIILARPAVEAGEKLGFLPGDMYEKVNPYLRPLYDALYDMMETEKANRLIERGDIEIAPLAFMRGRTLNDSFIILDEAQNATSEQMKMFLTRLGFNSKVVVTGDITQVDLPAEKISGLIEIQGILSGIRGIKFSYFTEKDVVRHKLVQDIVKAYEIFLAKGKRSRGKK; translated from the coding sequence ATGCATCGTACAATAAAAATCAGGATAAAGGAAAATATTGATCCGCATGTCCTCTTTGGAAGCGGTGATGTAAATCTGCGGAAGATAGAGGAACTCATAGGCATAAGGGTAATAGCGAGGGGGACTGATGTTATTCTGGAAGGTCCTCAGGAAAAGATAAAGGTCGGGGAGAGGGTGATTACGGACCTCGAAACCCTCTTAATGGACGGTTATAGTATCCGTGTTGATGATATAGAGTATCTGATCAGGAAAACCTCTGAAGATTTGGGTTTTAATCTGAAGGAGGCATTCAATGACGCAATATCAATCCCTTCAAAGAAGAAGATAATAATGCCCAAGTCCCCTGCTCAGGGAGATTATATTAAGGCAATAAGGGAATTTGATATTGTTATCGGGATAGGTCCTGCCGGGACAGGAAAGACTTATCTTGCCATGGGAATGGCCGTATCCGCCCTTCTGAAGAAAGAGGTAAACCGCATCATACTTGCAAGGCCCGCTGTAGAGGCTGGTGAGAAACTCGGGTTCCTACCGGGTGATATGTATGAAAAGGTTAACCCTTACCTGCGGCCCTTGTATGACGCCCTTTATGACATGATGGAAACCGAAAAGGCAAACAGGCTGATTGAACGCGGGGATATAGAGATAGCTCCTCTGGCTTTTATGCGGGGAAGGACACTGAATGATTCATTTATAATATTAGATGAGGCACAGAATGCAACATCTGAACAGATGAAGATGTTTCTTACAAGGCTTGGATTTAATTCCAAGGTAGTTGTTACAGGTGATATTACGCAGGTTGATCTGCCTGCAGAAAAGATCTCCGGTCTGATAGAGATTCAGGGGATACTCTCCGGCATACGCGGGATAAAGTTCAGCTACTTTACAGAGAAGGACGTTGTCAGGCACAAACTGGTTCAGGATATTGTAAAGGCGTATGAGATTTTTCTGGCGAAAGGGAAGAGGAGCAGAGGCAAGAAGTAA
- a CDS encoding zinc dependent phospholipase C family protein, with translation MFIIISLIFLPFFLLWPDNVYAWGPATHLQLGWHILSSPSLIAAPVKILLETYPYDYLYGCISADIVVGKKFTRALNHCHNWRIGFNVLEQAGSPSQKAFAFGYLSHLAADTISHNYFVPEKMVTTYSTRLLRHVYWEMRFDALADRVVWELPYNIMKDVHKDNDPLLESVLDNNLLSFSTNKTIFNNVLLISRMEHWHKMINRLSSYSKWILHKEDVEMYYQRSLGAVIDIICNGEKALCLREDPAGRKNLALAKRVRRRLKFRKMAGMSVKLPALPFIREAEYPEKKIRKDRA, from the coding sequence GTGTTTATAATCATTTCTCTAATCTTTCTTCCCTTTTTTCTTTTATGGCCGGACAATGTATATGCATGGGGGCCGGCGACCCATCTTCAGCTCGGATGGCATATCCTGAGCAGTCCCTCGCTGATTGCTGCACCTGTTAAAATACTGCTTGAAACTTATCCATACGATTATCTTTACGGTTGTATCAGCGCTGATATTGTAGTCGGAAAAAAGTTTACAAGGGCATTGAATCATTGTCATAACTGGCGTATTGGATTTAATGTGCTGGAACAGGCGGGAAGTCCTTCCCAGAAGGCGTTTGCTTTTGGCTATCTGAGTCACCTTGCGGCTGATACTATTTCTCACAATTATTTTGTCCCTGAGAAGATGGTAACAACATATTCAACGCGTCTTCTGCGTCATGTTTATTGGGAGATGCGTTTTGATGCATTGGCTGACAGGGTTGTGTGGGAACTTCCTTATAATATTATGAAGGATGTTCACAAGGATAATGACCCGCTCCTTGAGAGTGTGCTTGATAATAATCTGCTGTCATTCAGTACCAATAAGACGATATTTAACAATGTCCTTCTGATAAGCCGTATGGAACACTGGCACAAGATGATTAACAGACTGTCATCATATTCAAAGTGGATTCTGCATAAGGAAGATGTTGAGATGTATTATCAGAGGTCATTAGGTGCTGTGATTGATATTATATGCAACGGAGAAAAGGCGTTATGTCTCAGGGAAGACCCTGCCGGCAGGAAAAATCTTGCTCTTGCAAAACGTGTCCGCAGGAGGCTCAAATTCAGGAAAATGGCCGGGATGAGTGTTAAATTGCCGGCACTTCCATTTATCAGGGAGGCAGAATATCCAGAAAAGAAGATTCGGAAAGACAGGGCTTAA
- a CDS encoding diacylglycerol kinase: MKPRNFVESANLAMEGILYVAKTQKHMRYHLWAAGMAIIVSLLFGVTRLEFLILSFIILLVLLAEMINTAVETIVDIISPDYHELAKAAKDVAAGAVFLVSVGAVITGYLILFPYIKYPFPAAIAYVRDASEHLTLISIILVVIAVILLKSYSSKGRPFYGGFPSGHAAVSFSISTATAFLTQNALISILTFILALMVASSRVTLGIHSMREIVIGAILGIVITVLLFQIFG, encoded by the coding sequence ATGAAGCCGCGTAATTTTGTAGAAAGTGCCAATCTGGCAATGGAAGGTATTTTGTATGTAGCTAAGACCCAGAAGCACATGAGGTATCACCTCTGGGCAGCGGGGATGGCTATAATAGTGAGCCTTCTATTTGGTGTTACCCGTCTTGAATTTCTGATTTTGAGTTTTATTATTTTACTGGTATTACTGGCGGAAATGATAAATACAGCAGTTGAAACTATTGTTGATATTATTTCGCCGGACTATCATGAACTTGCAAAGGCAGCCAAAGATGTTGCAGCCGGTGCTGTTTTCTTAGTATCAGTGGGGGCGGTTATTACAGGTTATCTTATTCTGTTTCCTTATATAAAGTACCCTTTTCCTGCTGCTATTGCTTATGTAAGAGATGCCTCTGAACACCTGACATTGATCAGTATTATCCTTGTTGTGATAGCTGTGATACTTTTAAAATCATACAGCAGTAAGGGGAGGCCTTTTTATGGCGGATTTCCAAGCGGACATGCGGCTGTCTCATTTTCAATAAGCACGGCAACGGCATTTCTGACACAAAACGCGCTTATAAGTATACTGACATTTATTCTCGCTTTAATGGTAGCATCAAGCAGGGTAACACTGGGAATCCATTCAATGCGGGAGATAGTAATCGGGGCAATATTAGGGATCGTGATAACAGTTTTATTATTTCAGATATTTGGATGA
- a CDS encoding diguanylate cyclase, whose translation MDITEYNEELPSKWTDALSKISGLTLLTFKEDKYIASQKHESQLCKLLQEQTAGKAFCEQDCTLPLVQAFNKKEAVYFKCYANLSNVAIPVFYNGDHEKKRAILGGRIFSSYNDLAGYRDIAEKLGCEKDRIINIAKSVSFKDMETFKTSVEAIKSATNIFLQSVGKQKIIDHRASKLDTIIKVAVNAGSASEDKEFFTTILNTLGVLFNVKSAMIMVRDGSEFKTAQVFGTKIEGLSGFKAEIGKGLAGEAAERNEAISSTDVFNILKSGFPNDVTSVKIFPISIGSRVEGLIVILNTILPKEEDDLIRSFCSTISLSFQNRNYFSKRENFTRRGLEILQALNSIASNIDSPELCEAILENAAEVVGAEQGSLMLLDKDRMALEVKATKGLNIAILNYIRINPGEGIAGIVMEKGTPLVVSNIENDERFSRPNRVRYKTKSFISLPIRIKDKSIGVLNLSDKKDGTDFSNMDIKLLETVALYSAVAIERRIYYQSSINLKKISITDPLTTLLNRRYFEERIAEELERSRRHDHPFSLIIIDIDNFKDFNDTYGHLYGDEALRNTALGIRGCIRIIDIAARYGGEEFAVILPTTNKEDAMVIGNRIRDEIDRMAFPVRGLGKIAGITVSLGIASYPKDASTIEELINNADRALYKAKGLGKNRVVLFGNH comes from the coding sequence ATGGATATTACAGAATACAACGAAGAACTGCCATCAAAGTGGACGGATGCCTTATCAAAGATATCCGGTTTAACACTTCTGACTTTTAAAGAAGACAAGTACATTGCATCTCAGAAACATGAAAGCCAGTTGTGTAAACTCCTGCAGGAACAGACTGCCGGAAAGGCATTCTGTGAGCAGGATTGCACATTACCGCTGGTTCAGGCCTTTAATAAAAAGGAGGCAGTATACTTTAAGTGCTATGCCAATTTAAGCAATGTTGCCATACCTGTCTTCTATAACGGAGACCATGAAAAAAAGAGGGCTATCTTAGGTGGGAGGATTTTTTCATCATATAATGACCTTGCCGGATACAGGGACATTGCAGAAAAGTTAGGATGTGAGAAAGACCGCATAATTAATATTGCAAAGAGTGTATCCTTTAAGGATATGGAAACATTTAAGACCTCAGTAGAGGCAATAAAATCTGCAACAAACATTTTTCTTCAAAGTGTCGGCAAACAGAAAATCATTGATCACAGGGCATCTAAATTAGATACAATAATTAAGGTGGCTGTGAATGCAGGTTCTGCTTCAGAGGACAAAGAGTTTTTCACGACTATCCTAAACACCCTTGGTGTCTTATTTAATGTAAAGTCTGCGATGATAATGGTAAGGGATGGTTCTGAATTCAAGACAGCTCAGGTCTTTGGTACCAAAATTGAAGGTTTATCAGGATTTAAGGCAGAGATTGGCAAGGGGCTTGCCGGTGAAGCGGCTGAAAGGAACGAGGCAATATCTTCCACAGATGTCTTCAATATACTAAAGTCAGGTTTCCCAAATGACGTCACTTCTGTAAAAATATTTCCTATCAGTATAGGGAGCAGGGTGGAGGGTTTAATTGTAATATTAAACACCATCCTTCCAAAAGAGGAGGATGACCTTATAAGGTCTTTTTGCAGTACAATATCACTCTCATTCCAAAACCGTAACTATTTTTCCAAGCGTGAGAATTTTACAAGAAGAGGGCTTGAGATATTACAGGCACTCAATTCAATTGCATCAAATATTGACTCTCCGGAATTATGTGAGGCAATACTGGAAAATGCAGCAGAGGTTGTAGGTGCTGAGCAGGGTTCCCTGATGCTCCTCGATAAGGACAGGATGGCTCTTGAGGTTAAAGCAACAAAGGGCCTTAACATTGCAATCCTTAACTACATAAGGATAAATCCCGGAGAAGGCATTGCCGGTATTGTGATGGAGAAAGGGACACCTCTTGTGGTCAGCAATATTGAAAATGATGAAAGGTTTTCAAGGCCGAACCGTGTAAGATATAAGACCAAATCATTCATCAGCCTTCCCATCAGGATAAAAGACAAGAGCATCGGTGTCCTGAACCTGTCTGATAAAAAAGACGGGACTGATTTCTCAAATATGGATATTAAACTCCTTGAGACCGTTGCCCTATATTCTGCTGTGGCAATTGAAAGAAGGATCTACTATCAGAGTTCTATAAACCTGAAAAAGATATCCATTACAGACCCCTTAACCACCCTTCTTAACAGGAGATATTTTGAAGAAAGGATAGCTGAGGAGCTGGAACGTTCAAGAAGGCATGACCATCCTTTTTCCCTTATTATTATAGACATTGATAATTTCAAGGACTTCAATGACACTTATGGACATCTTTATGGGGATGAGGCGTTAAGAAATACTGCACTCGGCATCAGAGGGTGCATCAGAATTATTGATATTGCCGCAAGATACGGAGGGGAAGAATTCGCTGTAATCTTACCTACAACAAATAAAGAAGACGCCATGGTAATCGGTAATCGTATCAGAGATGAAATAGATAGGATGGCCTTTCCTGTCAGGGGGCTTGGAAAGATAGCCGGGATTACTGTAAGCCTCGGAATTGCATCGTATCCAAAGGATGCATCTACAATAGAAGAACTAATAAATAACGCTGACAGGGCACTTTATAAGGCAAAGGGTCTTGGAAAAAACAGGGTGGTACTTTTTGGAAACCATTAA
- a CDS encoding thioredoxin domain-containing protein, protein MKNKTAIVCAFLFIISVWVILPFGPAEAGVSSGKNSKLQEELKEEVNALKKEVQELRKDVDAIKAKAVTAKPEEPQQETPEVTVSMDDDTVWGNSDAPVVVLEFSDYQCPFCKRYYKNTLSELDKDYIKTGKIKYVFRDFPLEFHKQAPKAAEAAQCAGEQGKYREMHDKIFDNQSTIQVDDLKKYALEIGLSADSFNSCLDSGKYTGEVNKDIDDGRKAGVSGTPTFFIGKAPLKGKEFTGQRIVGARPYSAFKQIIDTLLQAK, encoded by the coding sequence ATGAAAAATAAGACTGCAATTGTTTGTGCCTTTTTGTTTATTATTTCAGTATGGGTTATATTGCCTTTTGGTCCTGCTGAGGCAGGGGTATCGTCGGGAAAAAACAGCAAACTTCAGGAGGAACTTAAAGAGGAAGTCAATGCATTAAAAAAAGAGGTACAGGAATTAAGAAAAGACGTTGATGCCATTAAGGCGAAAGCAGTCACAGCAAAACCTGAAGAACCTCAACAGGAGACGCCGGAGGTAACAGTCAGCATGGACGATGACACAGTCTGGGGCAATAGTGATGCGCCTGTTGTTGTATTAGAGTTTTCAGATTATCAGTGTCCATTCTGTAAGAGGTATTATAAAAATACCCTGTCTGAGCTGGATAAGGACTATATAAAAACCGGCAAAATCAAGTATGTATTCAGGGACTTCCCTCTGGAATTCCACAAACAGGCGCCTAAGGCTGCTGAGGCTGCACAATGCGCCGGAGAGCAGGGGAAGTATCGCGAGATGCACGATAAGATATTTGATAACCAGAGCACTATACAGGTAGATGACCTGAAGAAGTATGCATTAGAAATAGGGCTATCTGCTGATTCGTTTAATTCGTGTCTGGACAGCGGTAAATATACCGGTGAGGTAAATAAAGATATTGATGACGGAAGAAAGGCCGGTGTATCAGGAACACCGACATTCTTCATTGGAAAGGCGCCGCTCAAGGGAAAGGAGTTTACCGGACAAAGGATTGTAGGTGCAAGACCTTATTCTGCATTTAAACAAATAATAGATACTCTGCTGCAGGCTAAGTAA
- a CDS encoding PAS domain-containing protein, with amino-acid sequence MKILLLLTSSNEIINRFESSVSDEYIVLATDSLDKGADLILTEQVYIIAVDITISDKISLWLKRYAHIPGLIWLGILPPEISKEGLEYHSIFHEVLYTPLLPQVISKEVSNILHRHKLSEKLRHKRFSPNIYPERYMVPEKNIMSSFEPLEKAVALARTFTASFDLDKLTNLFLDGVMDVLAVSRASILLFDPEEDTFRIKAFRGLHPDITSRVSLSSDSGMVLWLSARGRILRRDNSEEDIGHTNIFERALNEMEILQAIISIPVMYEGKLICILNLDYKITGESYTRQELEKLFVLSNYFGKTLHDIYNYNKVCYQKEYIQKILEKMGSGVITVDDRERIIIFNPRAEEILNLTGRDMVGKSIISLPEHLSNLSSLMSETMKQGNTSSKKEIILEKEGIALEVDSYGLYGMKGELIGGVLLLDDISARKELNKEKKKGDTLQTLNSLAGRMAHELRNPLVAVRTFTQLLKERFNDPEFQDFFYNTVVEEVDKLNNLIEKLVAFVNPIEYKFETLDIGDIMDKCLESVITDYKISDIRLIKNYKKGVFKVKADYIQLGKAFSYILQNCFNSISPDGTLTIGIESFQKDDTITVTIKDNMRVIPKADLERIFDPFYTSSLREVWLGFPLSQKIIEDHRGKININSNPNQGTIISVLLPVITR; translated from the coding sequence TTGAAGATACTGTTACTGTTAACATCCTCAAATGAGATAATCAATCGTTTTGAGTCAAGCGTGTCGGATGAATATATCGTCCTTGCAACAGACAGCCTTGATAAAGGGGCTGACCTTATACTGACTGAACAGGTTTATATAATAGCAGTAGATATAACCATATCAGACAAGATATCTTTATGGCTTAAAAGATATGCACACATCCCCGGTTTAATCTGGCTGGGAATCCTACCTCCTGAAATATCAAAAGAAGGACTGGAATATCACAGCATTTTCCATGAAGTATTATACACCCCGCTTTTACCTCAGGTAATTTCTAAAGAGGTAAGCAATATCCTGCATCGTCATAAATTATCAGAAAAGCTCAGACATAAGAGGTTTTCTCCGAATATATATCCGGAACGTTATATGGTTCCGGAAAAAAATATAATGTCATCATTTGAACCACTCGAAAAGGCAGTTGCCCTTGCAAGGACATTTACAGCAAGCTTTGACCTCGATAAACTAACCAATCTCTTTCTTGACGGCGTGATGGATGTGCTGGCCGTAAGCCGTGCCTCTATACTCTTGTTTGACCCGGAAGAGGATACATTCAGGATTAAGGCATTCAGGGGTCTGCATCCTGACATTACCTCCCGTGTCTCACTCTCTTCCGACAGCGGAATGGTGTTATGGCTTTCTGCAAGGGGCAGGATATTAAGAAGAGACAACTCAGAAGAGGACATCGGTCATACCAACATATTTGAACGCGCACTGAACGAGATGGAGATACTTCAGGCAATTATAAGTATTCCGGTGATGTATGAGGGGAAGCTTATCTGCATCTTAAATCTTGATTACAAGATAACCGGTGAATCATACACAAGGCAAGAGCTTGAAAAATTATTTGTCCTCTCAAACTATTTCGGCAAGACACTGCATGATATCTATAACTATAACAAGGTATGTTATCAAAAAGAATATATTCAGAAGATACTCGAAAAGATGGGAAGCGGCGTCATCACAGTGGATGACAGGGAACGAATCATCATATTTAATCCGAGGGCAGAAGAGATATTAAATCTGACCGGCAGGGATATGGTCGGTAAATCTATTATATCGTTACCTGAACATTTGAGTAACCTGAGCAGTCTGATGAGTGAAACCATGAAACAGGGGAATACCTCCAGTAAGAAAGAGATTATTCTTGAGAAAGAGGGTATAGCCCTTGAAGTAGATTCTTATGGATTATACGGCATGAAAGGTGAACTTATAGGCGGGGTATTACTTTTAGACGATATTTCTGCAAGGAAGGAATTAAACAAGGAGAAGAAAAAGGGGGATACCCTGCAGACGTTAAACAGCCTTGCAGGGAGGATGGCCCATGAATTAAGAAACCCCCTTGTTGCTGTAAGAACATTTACACAATTGCTGAAGGAGCGGTTCAATGACCCTGAATTCCAGGACTTTTTTTATAACACAGTCGTTGAAGAAGTTGATAAATTAAATAATCTTATAGAAAAATTAGTTGCCTTTGTTAATCCGATAGAGTATAAATTTGAGACACTGGATATCGGCGATATTATGGACAAGTGCCTTGAATCGGTTATAACTGATTATAAAATATCAGACATCCGCCTGATCAAAAATTATAAGAAGGGTGTCTTTAAAGTTAAGGCCGATTATATCCAGTTGGGCAAGGCATTTTCATATATACTGCAGAATTGTTTTAATTCAATATCCCCGGACGGGACACTCACAATAGGTATTGAATCTTTTCAAAAAGATGATACTATAACTGTGACAATAAAAGATAATATGCGGGTCATACCCAAGGCAGACCTGGAAAGGATTTTTGATCCATTCTACACATCATCATTAAGAGAGGTATGGCTGGGGTTCCCATTAAGCCAAAAGATAATTGAAGATCATAGAGGAAAAATAAATATCAACAGTAATCCGAATCAGGGAACTATTATCTCAGTACTGCTTCCTGTGATAACTCGTTAA
- a CDS encoding response regulator, with protein sequence MEEKSSLLVVDDEKGPREALRMILKNRYDVVTAENGIRALEYIKVRTFDVAIIDIKMAGMDGLHLLRQIKEIKPEIEVILMTAYASLETARGALQYGALDYMIKPFDHKDVIMTVEKGIAKRGEYLKTRLEIRKLQLATNELTKEIENAKHNIENHYKSTVSALLAAIDAKDQYTRGHSERVSKFSAFLAERIGIPNEQLLPLEQAALIHDIGKIGIEGNILRKQGSLDRFELEEIKKHPIIGSKIISSVEFLHEMVPVVLYHHERYDGTGFPEGLKGTDIPLCARLVSIADAVDAMLCNRPYRSALAMDHVRREISSMSGRQFDPDIVSVVLTGGVLECYMSLFDYQHTGRSL encoded by the coding sequence ATGGAGGAAAAAAGCAGTTTACTCGTTGTGGATGATGAGAAAGGCCCAAGAGAGGCCCTCCGGATGATTCTCAAGAACAGATATGATGTAGTAACTGCAGAGAACGGTATCCGGGCACTGGAATATATAAAAGTAAGAACCTTTGACGTAGCAATAATTGACATTAAGATGGCAGGCATGGATGGACTGCATTTACTCAGGCAGATAAAAGAGATAAAGCCGGAGATTGAGGTTATCCTGATGACTGCTTACGCAAGTTTAGAGACCGCAAGAGGGGCCCTCCAGTACGGGGCATTAGACTACATGATAAAACCATTTGACCATAAAGATGTCATTATGACTGTAGAAAAAGGGATTGCAAAAAGAGGCGAGTATTTAAAAACAAGGCTTGAGATAAGAAAACTCCAGCTTGCAACCAATGAGCTGACAAAAGAGATAGAAAACGCAAAACATAATATTGAGAATCACTACAAAAGCACTGTATCTGCATTGTTAGCAGCTATTGATGCCAAAGACCAATATACAAGAGGACACTCGGAAAGGGTATCAAAGTTTTCCGCATTCCTTGCAGAAAGAATCGGGATCCCTAATGAACAGTTATTGCCGTTAGAACAGGCGGCACTTATTCACGATATAGGAAAGATAGGAATAGAAGGAAATATTCTCAGGAAACAAGGGTCTCTGGACCGGTTTGAACTGGAAGAGATAAAGAAACACCCCATTATTGGTTCAAAGATAATTTCATCAGTAGAATTCCTCCATGAAATGGTACCGGTTGTTCTGTATCACCATGAAAGGTATGATGGAACAGGATTTCCGGAAGGGCTTAAAGGTACAGATATACCGCTATGTGCAAGACTTGTATCAATAGCCGATGCCGTTGATGCAATGTTATGTAACCGCCCCTACCGCTCAGCCCTTGCAATGGACCATGTTAGAAGAGAGATATCGTCAATGTCAGGCAGGCAGTTTGACCCCGATATAGTTTCTGTTGTCCTTACAGGCGGGGTTCTCGAATGTTATATGAGTTTATTTGATTATCAACACACAGGGAGATCGTTATGA
- the ftsY gene encoding signal recognition particle-docking protein FtsY — MGFFSKLSEKLFNTKAKLVGNIDNLFSRFKKVDTATLEELEEILISADTGASVAEKLIDKVKKERGNSPEEVKNILKQGMLDILSSHEGSLNLRDARPDVIVIVGVNGTGKTTTIGKLSDKLRREGRKVIIAAADTFRAAAIEQLIIWGERSGASVIRHSDGSDPAAVVFDALAAAKSRGADVLIVDTAGRLHTKVNLMDELKKIRRILEREHPGSPHEVLLVLDATAGQNSLMQAKTFSKDIGLTGIVLTKLDGTAKGGIILSIAEELQIPVKMIGVGEGIDDLRDFNAREFADALFDVT; from the coding sequence ATGGGCTTTTTTTCAAAACTAAGTGAAAAACTTTTCAATACAAAAGCAAAACTTGTAGGAAATATTGATAACCTCTTCTCAAGGTTCAAGAAGGTTGACACTGCTACGTTGGAGGAGCTGGAAGAGATATTAATCTCAGCAGATACCGGCGCATCAGTGGCAGAAAAACTGATAGATAAGGTAAAGAAAGAGAGAGGTAACAGCCCTGAAGAGGTGAAGAATATATTAAAGCAGGGGATGCTTGATATATTGAGTTCACATGAAGGCTCTCTGAATCTCAGGGATGCAAGGCCTGATGTAATAGTAATTGTAGGTGTGAACGGTACAGGTAAGACGACAACAATAGGAAAGTTATCCGATAAACTGAGGCGTGAAGGCAGAAAGGTAATAATTGCCGCGGCAGATACATTCAGGGCAGCGGCTATTGAACAGCTTATAATATGGGGAGAGCGGAGCGGTGCAAGCGTAATAAGACACTCAGACGGCTCTGACCCTGCAGCAGTAGTCTTTGACGCACTTGCAGCAGCAAAATCCAGAGGTGCGGATGTCCTTATTGTTGATACTGCCGGAAGACTTCATACCAAGGTTAACCTTATGGATGAGTTGAAAAAGATCCGCAGGATACTTGAAAGGGAACACCCCGGCAGCCCTCATGAAGTTCTACTCGTCCTTGATGCCACAGCCGGACAGAACTCACTCATGCAGGCAAAAACATTCAGCAAGGATATAGGTCTGACTGGAATAGTATTAACAAAACTGGATGGTACGGCCAAGGGCGGGATAATTTTGAGCATTGCAGAAGAACTTCAGATACCGGTCAAGATGATCGGCGTCGGCGAGGGCATTGATGACCTCAGGGATTTCAATGCCCGCGAATTTGCTGATGCATTGTTTGATGTTACTTAG